The following are encoded together in the Xanthomonas vesicatoria ATCC 35937 genome:
- a CDS encoding tetratricopeptide repeat-containing sulfotransferase family protein produces the protein MSTAAGATQWQSAQAALARRDMAAAATALQAVLAVEPTHVSARVLLAGTVLASGKMREAVTQLRLAARDLGDDVTLRCRVAQALLRVGEHRPLHALLRHPSVLQCGDGATLALLAHVHQSLGEHPEALAMMQRAQACGFDGADFRFFLAVQLQFNGHLDAAAQALEQTLAQKPGYGRAALTRARLHRQSASNNHVAPLRQQLQCAAPGSEDRAGLAFALYKELEDLGDIDAAWDALQHGNAVMHARLRHDADAEASLYAQLGALSDQGVFAAQPADAVQGPQPIFVLGLPRSGTTVLERMLGNHSQIVSAGELSDFGHQLRWGADQAGRSLLDAGLLQALPTLDYAQVGQRYLEQTQWRAGSARWYIDKLPANAVAIGPIARALPGALIVHLVREPMAVCFSNYRALFGDSYAYSYDLQTLARHYQAYHGLMAHWRAALPGRVIDVDYAQMVRDPSAVLEQLMTRCGLAIEPGQIDITRNAAASATLSSVQVREGVHARNVEAWRRYATHLEPLRQALLQAGMLETAARTKPG, from the coding sequence ATGTCCACCGCTGCGGGCGCGACGCAGTGGCAGAGCGCCCAGGCCGCGCTGGCGCGCCGCGACATGGCTGCGGCGGCGACTGCGTTGCAGGCCGTATTGGCGGTGGAGCCAACGCATGTGTCGGCCCGCGTGCTGTTGGCCGGCACCGTGCTGGCGAGCGGCAAGATGCGCGAAGCGGTCACGCAGCTACGCTTGGCCGCGCGCGATCTAGGCGACGATGTGACGCTGCGTTGCCGTGTGGCGCAAGCGCTGCTGCGCGTTGGCGAACATCGGCCGTTGCACGCGCTGCTGCGGCATCCATCGGTATTGCAGTGTGGCGATGGCGCGACGCTGGCCTTGCTGGCGCATGTGCACCAATCCCTGGGCGAACATCCCGAAGCATTGGCGATGATGCAACGCGCGCAGGCCTGCGGATTCGATGGGGCGGATTTCCGCTTTTTCCTTGCCGTGCAATTGCAGTTCAATGGGCATCTAGATGCGGCAGCGCAGGCGCTGGAGCAGACATTGGCGCAGAAGCCCGGCTACGGCCGTGCGGCGCTGACGCGTGCGCGTTTGCACCGCCAGAGCGCGAGCAACAACCATGTCGCGCCATTGCGCCAGCAGTTGCAGTGCGCTGCCCCCGGAAGCGAAGACCGTGCCGGGCTGGCGTTCGCGCTGTACAAGGAGCTGGAAGATCTGGGCGATATCGATGCTGCCTGGGATGCCTTGCAACACGGCAATGCGGTCATGCACGCACGCTTGCGCCATGATGCCGACGCCGAGGCGTCGCTGTATGCGCAGTTGGGCGCATTGTCCGATCAAGGCGTCTTTGCAGCCCAACCAGCCGATGCTGTACAGGGCCCGCAACCCATCTTTGTGCTCGGCCTGCCACGCTCGGGCACGACAGTGCTGGAGCGCATGCTGGGCAACCATTCGCAGATTGTTTCTGCAGGCGAACTGAGCGACTTCGGCCATCAATTACGTTGGGGCGCGGACCAGGCCGGCCGCAGTCTGCTGGATGCAGGCCTGTTGCAGGCCCTGCCCACGCTGGACTACGCACAGGTCGGGCAGCGCTATCTGGAGCAGACGCAGTGGCGTGCAGGGTCGGCCCGCTGGTATATCGACAAGTTGCCTGCCAATGCGGTGGCGATCGGGCCGATTGCACGTGCCTTGCCCGGCGCGCTGATCGTACATCTGGTGCGCGAGCCGATGGCGGTGTGTTTTTCCAACTATCGCGCGCTGTTTGGCGATTCCTATGCCTACAGCTACGACCTGCAGACCTTGGCGCGCCATTACCAGGCCTATCACGGTTTGATGGCGCATTGGCGCGCCGCGCTACCGGGTCGGGTGATCGATGTGGACTACGCGCAGATGGTGCGCGATCCATCTGCGGTGTTGGAGCAATTGATGACGCGCTGCGGGTTGGCGATAGAGCCAGGGCAGATCGACATCACCCGCAATGCCGCAGCGTCGGCCACGCTGAGCAGCGTGCAGGTACGCGAGGGCGTGCATGCACGTAATGTGGAAGCGTGGCGCCGCTACGCAACGCACCTGGAGCCGTTGAGGCAGGCTTTGTTGCAGGCGGGCATGCTCGAAACAGCCGCTCGCACTAAGCCCGGCTGA
- a CDS encoding TonB-dependent receptor plug domain-containing protein, with protein sequence MAQEQGEVTQLDKVTVTGSLIPRSQVETATPVFSITAQDIQRRGFKDVYDVLRSQPMATGSVQDGQFSGGFTAGAKSLSLLGLDPGFTLVLIDGRPMADYPLLYNGQSNFVDLASVPVGMVERIDVAPGNQSSIYGSSAIAGVVNIILKKRMDGVQMNYRMGTYDGGGGNNQRFQLTGGNEIGGANIVWGLQLNNQDPIYGYQRRDFDSTNDNPDPTLRYGSRIALHNLAGPPATYVDPGADNCAALGALFNGSVQYDNRVNRGNFCSSRTEPGYASILNKERSASGYANLSYAFNDNVELYSTLLLNRTKVEVNGGPRFWQTSSDTGGLFYNQDSQQLEGYQRVFAPEETGDNGFNNNRQTADSYNIALGLKGGLGASNWTYDAYYARSEYRIESRQQWPLADRIEDFFREQFLGAPQGEYYGYPIYSPNDANFYRALTPAQYRSFNDEIRTKSRTWTQNVNLQLTNTELFNMPAGAVGVAGVLQAGNQYWTNPTDPRVIAGDFYQLTGTQGSGKRENWAAAFEMRVPILSTLTANLSGRYDDYKNQGGGGDSKFTYKAALEFRPIDSLLFRGNYATAFKAPDMAFSFAGDSGFFQGVNDYYRCAVEEPGVPISDCTYAGTSIQGRRSGNADLKSITAKSWGAGVVWSPNARFSVNADYYNIKIDDKVSDLSTDALLQNESACRLGALDINSPTCVDALSRIDRTATDAPVPNRLSNIRINPVNISNEEISGMLTKATYNLATETWGLFVFDAQYNLTLKHESQQFPQDPVRDLLSEPFFSSEFRSITNASITWQKDAWTTTLFGQRYGRTPNFTAGQSTDGYAAEGARKVGPWTTFNATLDYAINDDISLTATVNNLTNERPPRDRTYTDYPYYNIFNYTGYGRSYMLELNWRFGAQ encoded by the coding sequence ATGGCACAAGAGCAAGGTGAAGTCACTCAACTGGACAAGGTCACGGTGACCGGGTCCTTGATCCCCCGTTCCCAGGTCGAAACCGCAACCCCGGTGTTCTCGATCACCGCCCAGGACATCCAACGCCGCGGCTTCAAGGACGTCTACGACGTGCTGCGCTCGCAACCGATGGCGACCGGCTCTGTGCAGGATGGCCAATTCAGCGGAGGCTTCACCGCCGGCGCCAAGTCGTTGAGCCTGCTCGGCCTGGATCCCGGCTTCACCCTGGTGCTGATCGACGGCCGGCCGATGGCCGACTACCCGTTGCTCTACAACGGCCAGAGCAACTTCGTCGATCTGGCCAGCGTGCCGGTAGGCATGGTCGAGCGCATCGACGTGGCGCCCGGTAACCAGTCGTCGATCTACGGCTCGAGCGCGATCGCCGGGGTGGTCAACATCATCCTGAAAAAGCGCATGGACGGCGTGCAGATGAATTACCGCATGGGCACCTATGACGGCGGTGGCGGCAACAACCAGCGCTTTCAGCTCACCGGCGGCAACGAGATCGGCGGCGCCAATATCGTGTGGGGCCTGCAGCTCAACAACCAGGACCCGATCTACGGCTATCAGCGCCGCGATTTCGATTCCACCAACGACAATCCGGACCCGACGCTGCGTTACGGCTCGCGTATCGCGCTGCATAACCTCGCCGGCCCCCCGGCCACTTATGTCGATCCAGGTGCAGACAACTGCGCTGCGCTGGGCGCGCTATTCAATGGGTCGGTGCAATACGACAACCGCGTCAACCGTGGCAACTTCTGCAGCAGCCGTACCGAGCCGGGCTACGCCAGCATCCTTAACAAGGAACGCAGTGCCAGCGGCTATGCCAACCTGAGCTATGCGTTCAACGACAACGTCGAGCTGTACTCGACCCTGTTGCTCAATCGCACCAAGGTCGAGGTCAATGGCGGACCCCGCTTCTGGCAGACCTCTTCCGATACTGGCGGCTTGTTCTACAACCAGGACAGCCAGCAGCTCGAAGGCTATCAGCGCGTTTTTGCACCGGAAGAAACCGGTGACAACGGTTTCAACAACAACCGCCAGACCGCCGACTCCTACAACATCGCACTTGGCCTGAAAGGCGGCCTGGGGGCCAGCAACTGGACCTACGATGCGTACTACGCACGCTCGGAATACCGCATCGAAAGCCGTCAGCAGTGGCCGCTGGCTGACCGCATCGAAGATTTCTTCCGCGAACAGTTCCTTGGCGCGCCGCAAGGCGAGTACTACGGCTACCCGATCTATTCTCCCAACGATGCCAACTTCTATCGCGCGTTGACGCCGGCGCAGTACCGCAGTTTCAACGACGAGATCCGTACCAAGTCCAGGACCTGGACCCAGAACGTCAACCTGCAACTGACCAATACCGAGTTGTTCAACATGCCGGCTGGTGCGGTCGGCGTTGCCGGCGTGTTGCAGGCCGGTAATCAGTACTGGACCAATCCGACCGACCCGCGTGTGATTGCCGGCGACTTCTACCAGCTGACCGGCACCCAGGGCAGCGGCAAGCGCGAGAACTGGGCGGCGGCCTTCGAAATGCGGGTGCCGATCCTGAGCACCTTGACCGCCAACCTGTCCGGTCGCTACGACGACTACAAGAACCAGGGCGGCGGTGGCGATTCCAAGTTCACCTACAAGGCTGCGCTGGAGTTCCGTCCGATCGATTCGCTGCTGTTCCGCGGCAACTACGCCACTGCGTTCAAGGCACCGGACATGGCGTTCTCGTTCGCTGGCGACAGCGGTTTTTTCCAGGGCGTCAACGACTACTACCGCTGCGCGGTCGAAGAACCCGGCGTGCCGATCTCTGACTGCACCTATGCCGGCACCAGCATCCAGGGCCGTCGGTCCGGCAATGCGGACCTGAAGTCGATCACCGCAAAGTCCTGGGGTGCCGGCGTGGTGTGGTCGCCGAACGCACGCTTCAGCGTCAATGCCGACTACTACAACATCAAGATCGATGACAAGGTCAGCGACCTGAGCACCGACGCATTGCTGCAGAACGAATCGGCCTGCCGACTCGGCGCGCTGGACATCAACTCGCCGACGTGCGTGGACGCGCTGTCGCGCATCGACCGCACGGCCACCGATGCGCCGGTACCCAATCGCCTGAGCAACATCCGTATCAATCCGGTCAATATTTCCAACGAGGAAATCTCCGGCATGCTGACCAAGGCGACCTACAACCTGGCCACCGAGACATGGGGCCTGTTTGTGTTCGATGCGCAGTACAACCTGACCCTCAAGCACGAAAGCCAGCAGTTCCCGCAAGACCCGGTGCGCGACCTGTTGAGCGAGCCGTTCTTCTCGTCCGAGTTCCGCAGCATCACCAATGCCTCGATCACCTGGCAGAAGGATGCGTGGACCACCACCTTGTTCGGCCAGCGTTACGGCCGTACGCCCAACTTCACCGCAGGCCAGAGCACCGATGGCTATGCGGCCGAAGGCGCACGCAAGGTCGGCCCCTGGACTACCTTCAATGCGACGCTGGACTATGCAATCAACGACGACATCTCGCTCACGGCCACGGTCAACAACCTGACCAATGAGCGTCCGCCGCGCGATCGCACCTACACCGACTACCCGTACTACAACATCTTCAACTACACCGGCTACGGCCGTTCCTACATGCTGGAGTTGAACTGGCGCTTCGGCGCGCAGTGA
- the glyS gene encoding glycine--tRNA ligase subunit beta: MSEQLPLLIELGTEELPVKALPGLAQAFFDGVLAGLEKRGIAVTRGDAKPLSTPRRLAVLLPGVATEQPEQRSEVLGPYLNIALDAEGQPTKALAGFAAKAGIDWTALERTSDAKGERFVHRAVTPGAQTAALLPDILREAIAAMPIPKPMRWGAHDYAFARPVQWLVLLFGNDVIPAELLGVRGDRITRGHRFMHEGEVSLAAPGNYIDALRSAHVLVDAEARRARIVEEVEAAAKQAGGSARISDDNLEQVVNLVEWPSAVLCSFERDFLAVPQEALIETMEINQKFFPVLDDGGKLTEQFIGIANIESKDVAEVAKGYERVIRPRFADAKFFFDEDLKQGLEAMGAGLASVTYQAKLGTVADKVARVAALAEAIAPQVGADPVQARRAAELAKNDLQSRMVNEFPELQGIAGRHYAKAAGEPSEISLAIDEAYQPRFAGDDIALSPLGKVLAIAERLDTLAGGFAAGLKPTGNKDPFALRRNALGLARTVIESGFDLDLKGLIQHAYNLAKQSASEVVLRQKKDAADKIRAIGVDAPTSHASQRSLHHEELTELFDFILDRLRGYYADKGVPATHFNAVAALFSVAPEGTTAPHGVGAHLGAIHGSLYDFDRRIDAIGIFATLPEAEALAAANKRIRNILRKVDGEIPGDIDTALLREPAEEALAEAVEAAIGDTGDALHRHDYVAVLARLARLRPQVDAFFDGVMVNADDLQLRANRLALLKKLGDRLGSVAAIEHLSS, from the coding sequence ATGAGCGAACAACTTCCCCTGCTGATCGAACTGGGTACCGAAGAGCTGCCGGTCAAGGCGCTGCCGGGTCTGGCGCAGGCTTTCTTCGATGGCGTGCTGGCCGGGCTGGAAAAGCGTGGCATTGCAGTCACCCGCGGCGATGCCAAGCCGCTTTCCACACCGCGCCGCCTGGCGGTGCTGCTGCCGGGCGTGGCCACCGAGCAGCCGGAGCAGCGCTCCGAGGTGCTGGGGCCGTATCTCAACATCGCGCTGGACGCCGAGGGCCAGCCGACCAAGGCGTTGGCCGGCTTCGCTGCCAAGGCCGGGATCGACTGGACCGCGCTGGAGCGCACCAGCGATGCCAAGGGCGAGCGCTTCGTGCACCGCGCGGTGACGCCGGGCGCGCAGACCGCCGCACTATTGCCGGACATCCTGCGCGAGGCCATCGCCGCCATGCCGATCCCCAAGCCGATGCGCTGGGGCGCGCACGATTATGCGTTCGCGCGGCCGGTGCAGTGGCTGGTGCTGCTGTTCGGCAATGACGTCATCCCGGCCGAACTGTTGGGCGTGCGGGGCGATCGGATCACCCGTGGTCATCGTTTCATGCACGAAGGCGAGGTGTCGTTGGCGGCGCCGGGCAATTACATCGACGCGCTGCGCAGCGCGCATGTGCTGGTGGATGCCGAGGCACGTCGCGCGCGCATCGTCGAAGAGGTCGAAGCGGCCGCCAAGCAGGCCGGTGGTAGCGCGCGCATCAGCGACGACAACCTGGAGCAGGTGGTCAACCTGGTGGAATGGCCGTCGGCGGTGCTGTGCAGTTTCGAGCGCGATTTCCTGGCGGTCCCGCAGGAAGCGCTGATCGAAACCATGGAGATCAACCAGAAATTTTTCCCGGTGCTCGATGACGGCGGCAAGTTGACCGAACAGTTCATCGGCATTGCCAATATCGAATCCAAGGACGTGGCCGAAGTGGCCAAGGGCTACGAGCGGGTGATCCGTCCGCGCTTTGCCGACGCCAAGTTCTTCTTCGACGAAGACCTCAAGCAGGGCCTGGAAGCGATGGGCGCGGGCCTGGCCAGCGTGACCTATCAGGCCAAGCTGGGCACGGTTGCCGACAAGGTCGCGCGCGTGGCTGCGCTTGCCGAAGCAATTGCGCCGCAAGTGGGTGCCGATCCGGTGCAGGCGCGTCGCGCCGCGGAGCTGGCCAAGAACGATCTGCAATCGCGCATGGTCAACGAATTCCCGGAACTGCAGGGCATTGCCGGGCGGCATTACGCCAAGGCCGCCGGCGAGCCCAGTGAAATCTCGTTGGCGATCGATGAGGCTTACCAACCGCGTTTTGCCGGCGATGACATTGCGTTGTCGCCGTTGGGTAAGGTGCTGGCGATTGCCGAGCGTCTGGATACGTTGGCCGGTGGATTTGCAGCCGGCTTGAAGCCGACCGGTAATAAGGACCCGTTTGCGCTGCGGCGCAATGCGTTGGGGTTGGCGCGCACGGTGATTGAGAGTGGGTTTGATCTGGATTTGAAGGGACTAATTCAGCACGCCTACAACTTAGCAAAGCAGTCGGCGTCTGAAGTTGTGCTGCGGCAGAAGAAGGATGCTGCAGACAAAATACGTGCGATAGGTGTAGATGCTCCCACGTCACATGCGAGTCAGCGATCGCTGCACCATGAAGAACTGACTGAACTTTTTGACTTCATCCTCGATCGCCTACGCGGCTACTACGCCGACAAGGGCGTGCCGGCAACGCATTTCAACGCTGTGGCCGCGTTGTTCTCCGTCGCGCCCGAAGGCACTACTGCACCGCACGGCGTAGGAGCGCACCTGGGCGCGATCCACGGCTCCCTCTACGACTTCGACCGCCGCATCGATGCCATCGGCATCTTCGCCACGTTGCCCGAAGCCGAAGCCTTGGCCGCGGCCAACAAGCGCATCCGCAACATCCTGCGCAAGGTCGATGGCGAGATTCCCGGCGACATCGACACCGCGCTGCTGCGCGAACCGGCCGAAGAAGCATTGGCCGAAGCGGTGGAAGCGGCCATCGGCGACACCGGCGATGCGCTGCACCGCCACGACTACGTCGCCGTGCTCGCGCGCCTGGCTCGTCTGCGCCCGCAGGTGGATGCGTTCTTCGACGGCGTAATGGTCAATGCCGATGACCTGCAGCTACGTGCCAACCGCCTGGCGCTGCTGAAGAAGCTCGGCGACCGCCTCGGTAGCGTTGCCGCCATCGAGCATCTGTCCAGCTGA
- a CDS encoding autotransporter assembly complex protein TamA produces MLKAVFALSLLCTLFVPLQAVARATIDKIEIKGLDEGDDAEMIENIEVSLSLYEAVGKEQGESRLEYLLAQAERQTREALEPFGYYSPTIELAAPRNGDKVTVVITVNRGEPVRVRTSHISITGWAEQDRYLGQDLKQFEPREGQVFSHPQYEASKVRITRRLAERGYFDADFTQRRVAVTRAEHAADIDLNWDSGRRYDMGKVRFDYDYFREGLFDPLVYWDEGSYYHEGKLDRLRESLTKLDYFSTIDIQPKPEEADADGRVPVDVKLTRAKRTIYTSGLSYGSESGAGVRGGVERRYVNSRGHNMDTQLDYAQNRKSLTTSYRVPAFRWLDGWYTASARLYDEQTEYIDLRNVKLTGSRSGQINERWSAIASINALRERWRFSSGNDFEGAVYETSTLIYPQLQANYVNVDDRLFPRRGVSGQALIRGGAEGAGSDTNFGQLYGQLRWFLGAGDNGRVILRGEGGTTWTSDLVAMPPSLRFFAGGANSIRGYAFREVGPRTPKPDEFALGAKNVVTASAEYEHYLKGGPWGGAVFVDSGSAFDDRPDWHTGIGFGVRWRSPVGPVRVDIAHGLNDPDSQFQLYIDIGANL; encoded by the coding sequence ATGCTTAAAGCCGTCTTTGCTCTCTCCCTGCTGTGCACCCTGTTCGTTCCGCTGCAAGCGGTGGCCCGGGCAACCATCGACAAGATCGAGATCAAGGGCTTGGACGAGGGCGACGATGCCGAGATGATCGAGAACATCGAGGTCTCCCTGTCTCTGTACGAGGCCGTCGGTAAGGAGCAGGGCGAGTCGCGATTGGAGTACTTGCTGGCGCAGGCGGAGCGGCAGACGCGCGAGGCGCTGGAGCCGTTCGGTTACTACTCGCCCACCATTGAACTGGCCGCGCCGCGCAATGGCGACAAGGTGACGGTGGTGATCACGGTGAACCGTGGCGAGCCGGTGCGGGTGCGCACCTCGCATATCTCCATCACCGGCTGGGCCGAACAGGACCGGTATTTGGGGCAAGACCTCAAACAGTTCGAGCCGCGCGAGGGCCAGGTGTTCAGTCATCCGCAATACGAAGCCAGCAAGGTGCGCATCACCCGGCGCCTGGCCGAGCGCGGGTACTTCGATGCCGATTTCACCCAGCGCCGGGTCGCGGTGACACGCGCCGAACACGCTGCCGACATTGACCTGAATTGGGATAGCGGCCGCCGCTACGACATGGGCAAGGTGCGCTTCGACTACGATTATTTTCGCGAGGGCCTGTTCGACCCGCTGGTGTATTGGGACGAGGGCAGCTACTACCACGAAGGCAAGCTGGACCGATTACGTGAGTCGCTGACCAAGCTGGATTACTTCAGCACCATCGATATCCAGCCCAAGCCCGAAGAAGCCGATGCCGATGGCCGCGTGCCGGTGGACGTCAAGCTCACCCGCGCCAAGCGCACCATCTACACTTCCGGCCTGAGCTACGGCAGCGAGAGCGGCGCCGGTGTGCGCGGCGGGGTGGAGCGGCGTTATGTCAATTCGCGTGGCCACAATATGGACACGCAGCTGGACTACGCGCAGAACCGCAAGAGCCTGACCACCAGCTACCGGGTGCCGGCGTTCCGCTGGCTCGATGGCTGGTACACCGCCTCGGCGCGGCTGTACGACGAACAGACCGAGTACATCGATCTGCGCAACGTCAAACTCACCGGCAGCCGCAGCGGCCAGATCAACGAGCGCTGGAGCGCCATCGCCTCGATCAATGCCTTGCGCGAGCGCTGGCGCTTCAGCAGCGGCAACGATTTCGAAGGCGCGGTGTACGAAACCTCCACGCTGATCTATCCGCAGCTGCAGGCCAACTACGTCAATGTCGACGACCGGCTGTTTCCGCGTCGCGGTGTGTCGGGCCAGGCGTTGATCCGAGGTGGCGCCGAAGGTGCGGGCTCGGACACCAACTTCGGCCAGCTCTATGGGCAGCTGCGCTGGTTTCTGGGTGCCGGCGACAACGGACGGGTGATCCTGCGCGGCGAAGGCGGCACCACCTGGACCAGCGATCTGGTGGCGATGCCGCCCAGCCTGCGGTTCTTTGCCGGCGGTGCTAACAGCATCCGCGGCTACGCCTTCCGCGAAGTGGGTCCACGCACGCCCAAGCCGGACGAATTTGCGCTCGGTGCCAAAAACGTGGTCACCGCCAGCGCCGAGTACGAGCATTACCTCAAGGGCGGCCCCTGGGGCGGGGCGGTGTTTGTCGATAGCGGCAGCGCCTTCGACGACCGGCCCGACTGGCATACCGGCATCGGCTTCGGCGTGCGTTGGCGCTCGCCAGTGGGGCCGGTGCGCGTGGATATCGCACACGGCTTGAACGATCCGGACTCGCAGTTCCAGCTGTACATCGATATCGGGGCCAACCTGTGA
- the glyQ gene encoding glycine--tRNA ligase subunit alpha, with protein sequence MSDSRRVPITFQGLIQTLNQYWADQGCVLIQPLDLEVGAGTFHPATFLRALGPEPWNAAYVQPSRRPTDGRYGENPNRLQRYYQYQVAMKPNPDNIQDLYLGSLKALGIDPLVHDLRFVEDNWESPTLGAWGLGWEVWLNGMEVTQFTYFQQAGGLECKPVLGEITYGLERLCMYLQSCDNVYDLVWTYGPDGAAVTYGDVYHQNEVEQSAYNFEHANVEELFHRFDACEAEAKQLIEVGLPLPAYEQVTKASHAFNLLDARRAISVTERQRYILRVRALAQGVAQAYHAQREKLGFPGVKK encoded by the coding sequence ATGTCCGATTCCCGCCGCGTTCCAATCACGTTCCAGGGCCTGATCCAGACCCTCAACCAGTACTGGGCCGATCAGGGCTGCGTGCTGATTCAGCCGCTGGACCTGGAAGTGGGTGCGGGCACGTTCCATCCGGCCACCTTCCTGCGCGCGCTGGGACCGGAGCCGTGGAACGCCGCCTACGTGCAGCCCTCGCGCCGTCCCACCGACGGCCGCTACGGCGAAAATCCCAACCGCCTGCAGCGCTACTACCAGTACCAGGTGGCGATGAAGCCCAACCCGGACAACATCCAGGACCTGTACCTGGGCTCGTTGAAGGCACTGGGCATCGACCCGCTGGTACACGACCTGCGCTTTGTCGAAGACAACTGGGAATCGCCCACGCTCGGCGCCTGGGGCCTGGGCTGGGAAGTCTGGCTCAACGGTATGGAAGTCACCCAGTTCACCTACTTCCAGCAGGCCGGCGGGCTGGAGTGCAAGCCGGTGCTGGGCGAGATCACCTATGGGCTGGAACGGCTGTGCATGTATCTGCAGAGCTGCGACAACGTCTACGACCTGGTGTGGACCTACGGCCCGGACGGCGCTGCAGTGACGTACGGGGATGTGTACCACCAGAACGAAGTGGAGCAGAGCGCCTACAACTTCGAGCATGCGAATGTGGAAGAGCTGTTCCACCGCTTCGATGCCTGCGAAGCCGAAGCCAAGCAGCTGATCGAGGTCGGCCTGCCGCTGCCGGCGTACGAGCAGGTGACCAAGGCCAGCCACGCCTTCAACCTGCTGGATGCGCGCCGTGCGATCAGCGTGACCGAGCGCCAGCGCTACATCCTGCGCGTGCGCGCGCTGGCGCAGGGCGTGGCGCAGGCATATCACGCGCAGCGCGAGAAGCTGGGGTTTCCCGGGGTGAAGAAGTAA